The genomic region TGACCCGGCTGATTGAACGAAATACGACCATTCCGACTTCAAAAAGCCAGGTCTTCTCGACTGCTGCCGACAACCAGACATCAGTGGAAATTCACGTTCTGCAAGGGGAGCGCGAATTTGCCCGTGACAACAAAACGTTGGGGCGTTTTACCCTTACCGACATTCCGCCGGCACCCCGCGGCATCCCGCAGATTGAGGTCACCTTTGACATTGACGCCAATGGAATTGTGAACGTTTCCGCGAAGGATCTTGGCACCGGCAAGAGCCAGAAAATCACCATCACTTCTTCTTCCGGCCTGAACAAGGACGAAGTGGAACGAATGGTGAAAGAGGCCGAAATGAATGCGGAAGCGGACCGCAAGCGCCGGGAAGAAGTCGAGATTCGCAACAGTGCGGATTCACTTGTGTATACCACTGAGAAAACCTTGAAGGAAGTTGAGGGCAAGGTGGATCAGGCGGAGATCGACAAGGCGAATGCCGCAAAAGACAAACTGAAAGAAGCATTAAACGGCAGCGACATCGAAACGATCAAGAAGGCATCGGAAGAACTGAGCCAAGTAGTGCAGCAGCTTTCAATCAAGTTGTATGAGCAGGCGGCACAGTCCCAGCAGGCAGGCGCAGACACCGGTGCGGGCAAAAAGGATGACACCGTGGTCGATGCCGAATATACTGAAGTTAATGAGGACAAGAAGTAATCCATAAGCAAGCGGCGAAAAGTCAAAGTCGCAGGTGTGAATCCCGGCTTTGGCTTTTCTTCTGTTGCGCTTGCATTCGTTTCTGAGGATTGAAGTTTACGGGTATAGGAGGGGCATTCTTGAGCAAGCGGGACTATTATGAAATTCTTGGCGTCAGCAAGAATGCGACGGAAGACGAGATTAAGAAAGCGTACCGCAAACTAGCCCGTCAGTATCATCCGGACGTGAATAAAGAGCCGGATGCCGAGGCCAAGTTCAAAGAAGTAACCGAAGCCTACGAAGTATTGTCCGACAGGGAGAAACGCTCGCGCTACGATCAATTTGGACATGCGGACCCGGGGGGCGGATTTGGTGGAGGATTCGGTGGCGGGGCTGGCGACTTTGGCGGTTTTGGCGATATATTCGACATGTTCTTCGGTGGCGGAGGGCGGCAACGGGGCCCTCGCCGAGGAGCCGACTTGCAGTACAATATGCAAATCGAGTTTGAAGAAGCCGCTAAAGGAACGGAGAAAGAGATCGAGATTCCGCGCACGGAAGAATGCCCGACCTGTCACGGTTCGGGTGCCAAACCGGGAACACATCCCGAAACATGTTCCGTTTGCCGCGGAACCGGGACTCAGGAGCAGGTGATCAGCACACCGCTTGGCCGGATGGTCAATCGCCGCACCTGCCAGGCATGTGGCGGGGACGGAAAGATAGTGAAAGACCCGTGCGGACAATGCCGTGGAGCGGGCACTATCAAAGTTCGCAAGAAAGTCAATGTGAAAATTCCTGCAGGCGTGGATACCGGAAACCGCATCCGGATAGCCGGTGCCGGGGAGAAGGGTGACAAAGGGGCGCCGCCCGGTGACCTGTACATTGTGGTTTATGTCAGGGAACACGAGTTCTTCGAGCGCGACGGGGAGGACATCTTCTGTCGAATGCCCATCAGCTTCGTGCAGGCGGCCCTGGGAGATGAGATTGAAGTTCCAACACTTGACGGCAAGGTGAAGCTGCGAATTCCGGAAGGAACCCAGACCGGAACCTCTTTCCGCCTGAGAGGCAAAGGAATGCCACGGTTGAATACCTCCTACCGCGGCGACCAACATGTACGGGTTGTGGTGGTGACGCCCACAGATCTCAGTGAGAGACAGCGTGAACTCATTCGTCAACTGGGGGACGAACTTGGTGTCAAACCCAGCGAGCAGCACAAGACATTCTTTGAGAAAGTTAAGGATGCTGCCAAAGACGCATTGAATTGGGATTAGGGGCGGCCCGGTTTGGTGCTGAAGAGGTAGGTCCTGCTCAGGGGGAGTGGCCTATCGTCAATAGCCTCACCCCCTTTCCGTACGGAATGAGGATGAGCCGCCCCTCCCCCGAGGAGCCGATTCTGTTGGACAAGTATAGGATAGCATAAAAATCACCGGACGCAAACATGCGTTCGGTTTTTGTTATGTGTGATTTTAGATTGAGCGAGACTTGTGACAATTATATGTGTTGGGAAGGACTTTTGATTGAAATAAGGAATTTTTAAGTTGTAACCGTTCTTGTAGTTTCTGGAAAGGAGCTTGCACCATGGACCCAATGAGTCAAACAAGAAGCTTGAAAACGGCAGAACGATTGTTTCTAATCACGCAAAAAATCAGCCGGAACAAAGGAATCACGGCTCCGGAACTGGCGAAGGCATGCGGCACCTCGGTGCGTAATATCTATAGGGACATAAAAAGACTGGATGAAATTGGGGTACAGGTATTGAGCAAGGGTCGGGAAGGCTATTATCTTGTTGAAAATGTTACTCAAATCCCATCCCAGTTGAACGCGGAAGAATATTTGGCCATGGCTCTATTTCCTTATCTAAGCGATGGACGGGCTCCGCATTCCCATCTTTTCCGACAAGCATACAAAACGGCGCTGGAAAAAATCCTTCCTTCTCTTAAATACCCTAAGGAATTCCTTGATACTTCCACGTTTATGAGTGAAAGGATTCGTATTCAAACAACGCCTGTAACGAAAGAAATGAACTTCTCCATGCAACGGGTCATGGAATCTATTTTACGGCAAGTGACAATTCGGTGTATCTATCACTCGATGTACCGTGATGCGGAAAGCGACAGAATGATTGATCCGTATTATATCGTTCCGCGTGGAGGTCATCTTTATCTGATCGGGTATTGCCACACCCGGGAAAAAGTGCTCACGTTCCGTCTCAGCCGGTTTCGGGAAGTGGAACTCACATCAAAAAGGTGCTTCATAGAAGAGGATTTTGATATCGATCGGTACCTGTCCGATTTATGGGGAATTGGTTCAAAAGAGGATGAGAAACCGACAACCTTTCAAGTTTGGTTTTCCCCAGCTGTCGCCCGGTATATCAAGGAAGAATCGTATTACCAAGATCCCGAGATTACTGATAATCCGGACGGTTCCATCCTGTTTGCCGTTACCGTTCGCGGGGTGGACGAGTTTTTGCGATGGTTCCGGCAATACGGAACACATGCCGAGTTATTGAAGCCGGAGAAATATCGAAGACAAATCGCAAATGAAATTGAGGAGATGAGAAACAGGTACAGGGCGAACGTTTGATCCCTGACAGATACTGGCATATTCGAAGGGATAATCAAGATGATGGGAAGTGGAGGTGGGAGAAAAATTTCAATGGAGGATTTTGGATTTCAAATAGGGAAAAAGAGAAAGAAAGATAGTAGTGCCAAAATGAAAAAAGAGCATTAGGCGGTGTTAGAGTGAGATTCAAGATTACATTGGAAGCGGTGAACGATTTTGTGAGTTTGCCTTTGCAGCACAATGAATTTATACAAGCAGCCATTTATTCCAGTCTTTCACCCGATTTTGCCGCTTTTTTGCATGACAAAGGATATCGTATTGACAACCGCCGTTTTACGCTTTTTGCTTTTTCACGCATCATGGGCACGTACCAGATTCTCCGCGAGCGGAAACAGATTCATTTTTCGAATCCCATCCAGCTGGTTGTTTCATCACCCGTACAGGAATTTATTCGGGATATGGCACAACTGCTCTTAAAAGATGGATTCCGTATCGGTTCTCAGTATTTACGCGTTACAGGGATGGAGATTCAGGAACCGAAAGTGGAGCAGGAAGAAATTGTGGTACACACCCTGTCGCCTGTAGTAGCCTATTCCACCTTATTAAGACCGGACGGAAACAAATACACCCTGTATTTTGAACCAGGGGAAAGCGATTTTCGGAGAATTGTAACGGATAATTTGCTGCGCAAAGGGCGACTGATCTATGGAGAGGAAGTCGATTTCCACGGGGTGCAGGTGGAGCCGGTTGGCCACTACAAACGTCATATTGTGATGTACAAGGATAGTGCAATAAAGGGATACAGTGGGAAATTCCGTTTGAAAGGAGACCGGCGGTTGTTGCAAACCGCCATAGACGCCGGACTAGGCAGCAAGAATGCGATGGGGTTTGGGTTGGTGGAGGTATAATATCAAAGCTTTTGGCCGTACACTTAGTCAGATAGTGTACCTGGCAAAGGTTTTGAAAGATCATTTATGTAGATGGCGTCGGCGGATTTCAGTCAATTTTTAGACTGCCTATGAGGAATAAACCCAGTCTTTTTTAAAACTTATGGAACTCGAATTTTTTGATCAAATTTGTTTATTGGGGTGTCGGACCGAGATCTTTTGATCATATAAGTTCTTGGAGATCGGATGTATTACATGAATAGAAAATAGATCATTTCCTCATGATACCTATCAGGAGGTGAAAACCGTGTTTTTCAAATTCACAAAAACAGAATATTACTTCAGTTTAACCAAACAAAGGGAAGAGGATCGAGCTCTTGACAGAAGAAATTTTTGGGAAAAGTTCTTAAACATTATAAACTACTGGAGGCGAATTATGTGATCATTCGTGATCTGGTTCGGTTAGGGGAGCCTTTTAAGAATGGGGGAATGGAAACAGCAGAAGTGATTAAACTGATTTCCGACATAGATAATGATTTGGCCCGCAATTTTATGAGCAATGTCCTTGTGGTTGAAGTGGATCGGACAAGTTGTCAGAAACCCACTATAGAAGTTTGGCAGAAGTTGCAGTGGGGAGATTATGTACCTGATGCAAAAGGGAAAAAGCAAATATTTCAATCTGATTCGAAACAAGCGCTAGCTGCGCCTTTTCTGATCCCTGGACGGGGAAATCCTTTGAAACCGCAAGGAGTTTATGGAATTCCTGTGTATCCAATCTATGAGGCACACTTTTCAGAATTTCTAGAAAGTAGTGAGGCGGTCGAAAAATTTCTGGAGGGTCGGATTGCAAGAACGATCGATCTAACATTAAGTACGGAAAAAATAGCGGATATTTCCCGACACGTACATCTAGCGATTGTTCAGCAGTGGCCGCTAATACAGCGAGAGAACAATAAAACACTGGGGATTCTGGTGCTTGCGGTAGTTGAGCAAGACGGATGTTATTCCTATCGGCCAAAGGACATACCACACAAAGCAGGTGTGCTAGGCATCAGCCAATTGTATCCAGAAAAAGAAATTGTTGCCGATCTCGAGACAATTGTCAAACGGATGTGGTTGGCAAAAAGGGAAGAGGGCAAAACATTGGGTAGCCGTAAGGGGAAGGATGCCAAGTGTGCATTCTGTGAGAATTCCGGTGAAGTGTTATCGATTTATTCAAAAAGCTGGAGCTGGTTTTCCACCACATGGTCTGCCCCGTTGTCCATTTTTGTGGATGAAAACAAGCAGGTGGAAGGAATTGCGATCTGCCCGACTTGCTATGAATCGCTTACATACGGAAGCAATCAGTTGGCCAAGCTGACAAACCGGCTGCCCGATTCATTGACAAGAGAACTGTTTGCTCCACCGACCAGTCCGGAAGCGCGGAAAGCCCAAGCAAAAAAACAGTTGGATTCCATTTTTGCTGCCGTTTACGCACTGCCGATTCTCCAGTACTCTTTTGACAACCCGAATGCACGGAAAGAGTTTGTTTTAGGTATTACCGGTATGACTTCCCGTAAAAAGGGCGAAAAGCCACAGAATGAGCTTTATCTGGAAACACTGCTGGGAATCGATACAATCTTGCCTGATGCATTGAGCGATGATATGTACCGGTTGACGGCTCTTTATTACAGTGGAGAAGCAGGACGGGGAGACATTCATTTGCATGCGTTGATTGAAGACGTGGTTCCTTCTGTGGCACGGGAAGTTCAGTACATTATGTTAAAATTGCGTCCGGTTTGGAATGGGATTAAAGAACATCTTGGAATCACCAGTAATCCACGTAAGTATTTGGAATCCTTGCCAATTCTGTTGTCCACCGCATATGGTCCTTCGTATATATGGCAATCGTTGGAGACCGTATTGCATCGGCGTTTTCTTTCACCTGGAATTTTTATCCGCAATTCGGCAGAACGTTTGTCAGAACTTACCCGTTCTTTTCCACGAAATATGTATGATATACGGGAAGAGGTGATATTTTTTCAGGTGTTCAAACGTTTTTTGCAGTTTTACAACCAAAACATTTCAGGAAAGGAAATTGAGACAATGCGGGACTGGAAAGAGCTCAACGAAATGATGGAGTTGGCTGATGTCAATCAGATCCATTTCGATTCGGTGGCGGAACTGGGGTATGGAGTCGGGTATGTGATCGGTGAGTTTGCCCGACAGTACCACGGAAAGATGAAAAAAGACTACATGGAGCACCGGGTATTTACATTTGGAAGTACGCTGACGCCGGATGCAATTTGGAAACGCGGACTGATTCCCATCAGGGAGTATGCCGGACAGTTAAAGATGCATCTGAAAGAAGAGACCATGAAACGTATCGGGATCGTACAGGCAACTTATTTACAATATCAGGAGAAGATTGCAAAGGAAAGAGATCAGTTCATGACCGCATTCTGGGCGGGATACACGCTTGGCCGAAAGCCGAAAGAATCTGTGGAGGAGCCTGTATTCAGCACGATTAAAGAGGAGGAATCACAATGGGTGTAAACAGTGGAGAAATCTTGTTCGTTAAATCGGTCAAAGATGGGATACCCAACCGGGACCCGCTGGCAGACAGCGATGCCAGACGGATATTTGGGGAGAACGACGGCCGCATTTCGCTATCCGATGTGAGCATCAAACGGGATGTTCGCGATTATGTTCAAATGGCTTATCCGGATGGAGGAGAACTGAAAAACCGTTTTATCTACGTCCGGGAAGAAAGGGATGAAAAAGGGAAACTGCTTGGCCGCAGCAGTTTGGCCGACAAACTGCTCGAACGTACAGGGAACGCAAAAGGACCGATCAGAGAGAACCTGATCCAGGCAGCATTTGATGTCCGGTCGTTTGGAGCCGTTTTTAGCGTTAAGAATGAATCTTTTAAATTGACCGGACCGGTTCAGTTTGGCTGGGCTCATTCATTGCATCCTGTAGAAACTCGGTATGTGCAGGGAACTGTTGTGATGCCGAGTAAGGACACTAAAGATAGTTCCGGGGAAGCCAACGATGAAGGAAAGAGCCAGGGGACAATCTGGACGAGTTACATACTTCCATTTGCTGTTTTTGCCATGCCGGGAGTCATCAATGCCTCCATTGCCAAAGAAGCAATGCTTGAGCCGGATGATGTCGAACTCCTGCTGGAAGCGCTCTGGCGCGGAACACAGCAGAGGCAGGCACGGGGACGTGGCATCCAGCAACCGTTGTTTTTGATGCATGTTGAATACAGGGACCCGCTCTTTCGCATCGGATATTTAGAAGAAGGAATTCGCCTGTTGCCTGACAAGGAAGAATGGACAAACGGTCAGCCTCCTTCGTCGGTTCAGGAAATTTCTTTGGATGTATCCGGCTTGTTCGACTTACTGAAACAATATCAGGACAAGATTGCACGTTGCCGTCTGTGGCTGAATCCGTCCCTGCAACTGAAGGGGGATACCAGCATGATGAATCTGCAACCTCTCTGGTGAGGGGGAGCTGCCGATGCAGACACTCATCTTTGAGCTACGCGGCTCAATTGCTCATTTTCGACGGCCGGATACGACGGCTGCCCATTTGACCTACCCGTTTATCACCCGTACTGCATTGCGAGGATTGTTGGGTTCAATTCTCGGGTTGGACGAATTTCACGGAGAAGCCTGGACAGGAGTGGAATTGGTCGAACCGGTCCGTACCCGGTCACAGGAGTTGTCCTTATTGGGGAAAGGTTTTGTGGACAACGAGGGATCCTCTACGTTTAATCGGCCGACCAGTGTGGAGTTGGTGGTTCAGCCTCATTACCGGATTTATTATCAGGGGGAACACCTGAATGAATTGGCGGAACGGATTCGGCGCAGGCAAAGCGTTTATCATACCTATCTGGGAAGCGCATTTGCGTTAACCGTTCCGGAATATGTGGATTTGGTTCTTGCGGAATCCATAGTAGGAACGGGCTCTATTCAGTGTTTGACGGTAGTGCCTGAAAAGGCGATTGCTGCTTTACACCCGGTGCCTGGAGTACAGTATGCCCGGGTAAATGCCATGTTGCATCAACATATTGGACAACGTCGGTTCCGTGGGTCTATGGATATCATCTATGAGGTAAACGGCAGGCCCATTACCCTAGATGTCCATGAAGCTGATCATATATTGTATCGTTTTGTTCGTGTGCCGCAAGGGGTTGTTTGTTTATGGTAAAGGTGTATCCGTTGACAGAATGCATTGCCCGCCCGCGAACTTCTGAATCGGCTCACTTACTGCTGGATCACCTGCAGCAGGTGGCCGAGCTGGCGGTGCCTGAACGTCGGACGATTGAGCAGGAACTTTCTTTCTTGGCGGCTTTGCTGCATGACATCGGAAAATCCCACGCCAAGTGGCAAGACTATATCCGAAAAATTGAATGTGGTCAACACCTCAAGTCTCCGATTGCCCATTCTCCATTGGGAGCCGCTTTGTTTGCTCTGTTTGGCGAACACATGATCAAGCAACGGGCGGGTGACCGATTACAGGATACTCAACTGCTCCGGCATTGGATGCTCGGAATTCTCGACATCGCCAATCATCATGGGAATTTGGATGATCTGGAAATCGGCCGCTTACCATGGGGAGCAAGCGGTTACGAGATTGGCAGGGCCCGGTTGTTTGTGGATTGGCAGGGAATCGCTCATTTTTTGTCCAAATGGTTTCCCGAGCTGCTTGATTTTTTGTCATGGGATTCGACACAGTTGGAAACATGGGAAATGAAGTTTCTTATGCGGTGGGACAAGCTTGTAAATCTGCAAAAAAGCAACAAGAGCAATTTTCAGTCTGACCTTGCCCAAGCCGCTTTTCAATCTTTTCGACTTCCTACAGGTAATTTGATATTTGCCGACCGGTTTGATGCGGGAACTCTGGAAGGAAATCTTTTTGATTCTGAACAACTGGAATCCGGGATAACACTGTACCAGCAGGTGATCGCCCAAAAAAGACAAGAATTTTCCGCTTCTTCACTTTCCCATTTGAGAGAGATGATTCGAGTCCAAGCAATTGCTTCCTACAAAGCGAAACCGGACAAACCGTTCTATACCCTGCATGTTCCGACAGGCACCGGCAAAACCATGGCGGCTCTTGGTGTGGCGTTGGAAGCGTGCAAAAAACATGGGAAACAGAGAATCATCTATGCTGCTCCATATCTTTCCATCGTTTCGCAAGTAGTGGACGAAATCCGGCAGGCTACCGGCATGGAAGTGATGCAGCATCACTCCCTGACGTGGCAGCCTGAAAATGAAAAAGAGGAGCAGGATGAAAAAAGCGCATTGCTGATGGAATCCTGGCAAGCTCCGATCGTAGTTACTTCCTTCAATCAACTGTTTGCTGCACTGTTTCCTTCCAGGGCTCAGCAAGCATTAAGAATTCCCGCCTTGAAAGATGCGATTTTGATCTTGGACGAACCGCAAATTATCGAGAGTGCTCATTGGAAGGTATTTTTATATATGCTTGAGGCGGCATCTGTCCGAATGAACCTGCAAGTGATTCTGGTAACGGCGACGA from Effusibacillus lacus harbors:
- the dnaJ gene encoding molecular chaperone DnaJ; translation: MSKRDYYEILGVSKNATEDEIKKAYRKLARQYHPDVNKEPDAEAKFKEVTEAYEVLSDREKRSRYDQFGHADPGGGFGGGFGGGAGDFGGFGDIFDMFFGGGGRQRGPRRGADLQYNMQIEFEEAAKGTEKEIEIPRTEECPTCHGSGAKPGTHPETCSVCRGTGTQEQVISTPLGRMVNRRTCQACGGDGKIVKDPCGQCRGAGTIKVRKKVNVKIPAGVDTGNRIRIAGAGEKGDKGAPPGDLYIVVYVREHEFFERDGEDIFCRMPISFVQAALGDEIEVPTLDGKVKLRIPEGTQTGTSFRLRGKGMPRLNTSYRGDQHVRVVVVTPTDLSERQRELIRQLGDELGVKPSEQHKTFFEKVKDAAKDALNWD
- a CDS encoding helix-turn-helix transcriptional regulator: MDPMSQTRSLKTAERLFLITQKISRNKGITAPELAKACGTSVRNIYRDIKRLDEIGVQVLSKGREGYYLVENVTQIPSQLNAEEYLAMALFPYLSDGRAPHSHLFRQAYKTALEKILPSLKYPKEFLDTSTFMSERIRIQTTPVTKEMNFSMQRVMESILRQVTIRCIYHSMYRDAESDRMIDPYYIVPRGGHLYLIGYCHTREKVLTFRLSRFREVELTSKRCFIEEDFDIDRYLSDLWGIGSKEDEKPTTFQVWFSPAVARYIKEESYYQDPEITDNPDGSILFAVTVRGVDEFLRWFRQYGTHAELLKPEKYRRQIANEIEEMRNRYRANV
- the cas6 gene encoding CRISPR-associated endoribonuclease Cas6, coding for MRFKITLEAVNDFVSLPLQHNEFIQAAIYSSLSPDFAAFLHDKGYRIDNRRFTLFAFSRIMGTYQILRERKQIHFSNPIQLVVSSPVQEFIRDMAQLLLKDGFRIGSQYLRVTGMEIQEPKVEQEEIVVHTLSPVVAYSTLLRPDGNKYTLYFEPGESDFRRIVTDNLLRKGRLIYGEEVDFHGVQVEPVGHYKRHIVMYKDSAIKGYSGKFRLKGDRRLLQTAIDAGLGSKNAMGFGLVEV
- a CDS encoding CRISPR-associated protein, giving the protein MGVNSGEILFVKSVKDGIPNRDPLADSDARRIFGENDGRISLSDVSIKRDVRDYVQMAYPDGGELKNRFIYVREERDEKGKLLGRSSLADKLLERTGNAKGPIRENLIQAAFDVRSFGAVFSVKNESFKLTGPVQFGWAHSLHPVETRYVQGTVVMPSKDTKDSSGEANDEGKSQGTIWTSYILPFAVFAMPGVINASIAKEAMLEPDDVELLLEALWRGTQQRQARGRGIQQPLFLMHVEYRDPLFRIGYLEEGIRLLPDKEEWTNGQPPSSVQEISLDVSGLFDLLKQYQDKIARCRLWLNPSLQLKGDTSMMNLQPLW
- the cas5 gene encoding CRISPR-associated protein Cas5, producing MQTLIFELRGSIAHFRRPDTTAAHLTYPFITRTALRGLLGSILGLDEFHGEAWTGVELVEPVRTRSQELSLLGKGFVDNEGSSTFNRPTSVELVVQPHYRIYYQGEHLNELAERIRRRQSVYHTYLGSAFALTVPEYVDLVLAESIVGTGSIQCLTVVPEKAIAALHPVPGVQYARVNAMLHQHIGQRRFRGSMDIIYEVNGRPITLDVHEADHILYRFVRVPQGVVCLW
- a CDS encoding CRISPR-associated helicase/endonuclease Cas3, whose product is MVKVYPLTECIARPRTSESAHLLLDHLQQVAELAVPERRTIEQELSFLAALLHDIGKSHAKWQDYIRKIECGQHLKSPIAHSPLGAALFALFGEHMIKQRAGDRLQDTQLLRHWMLGILDIANHHGNLDDLEIGRLPWGASGYEIGRARLFVDWQGIAHFLSKWFPELLDFLSWDSTQLETWEMKFLMRWDKLVNLQKSNKSNFQSDLAQAAFQSFRLPTGNLIFADRFDAGTLEGNLFDSEQLESGITLYQQVIAQKRQEFSASSLSHLREMIRVQAIASYKAKPDKPFYTLHVPTGTGKTMAALGVALEACKKHGKQRIIYAAPYLSIVSQVVDEIRQATGMEVMQHHSLTWQPENEKEEQDEKSALLMESWQAPIVVTSFNQLFAALFPSRAQQALRIPALKDAILILDEPQIIESAHWKVFLYMLEAASVRMNLQVILVTATMPPYQGVLSSPIHPLAPVLKKNDLPSRYQIEVKKEDWSEREVAEHLLQSYSSGESAAVILNTVQDAALVYQEISRHTSEGLFLCGAMTPLHKQEILQKVKARLKDRIPTLLVSTQVIEAGVDVSFDHLFRAASILPSVLQSAGRINRHGFSGHECGKLTVFRFLRHGEIDTRKYVYKSMIGRKVTDDLLEEGNITAEPDLVIAVENYYRELERRIAEPLAFKLADSAVGEWSSLAGLAPFQETNYHISTFVPYGEHLLLDSVRRRMDKFECSTIEEIYEKYEAGFADSLSFLERKQFFGLMQLFLVSVSRKMAGSRAYSKEGKSIWRLGLDGNIYHPDLGLAHLVGHEDEALFL